The Streptomyces collinus DNA segment GGGTGGAGATGTGTCCGATCGCGCGGACGAGGTGATCGGCCGGCAGGAAGTCCAGCGGCAGCCGGATGTCCGGGCACAGACCGGTCCGCGCGATGAAGCCGAAGAGGGCGGCCATCTCGCTGTTGGTGTTCATCACGCCGGTTCCAGTGCTGCCCGCGATGTCCATCAGACGGTAGACGGCGACCGGCAATCCCGCGTCGGATGCCTTCTTCAGCAGCGCCTCGGCGACCCACTTGGTCTCCACGTATCCCACCGACAGATGTTCCGGGAAGCCCAGCGGCGTACTCTCGGTCACCTCGCGCACCCCGGCCGGCCCGAATCCGGCGAGCACCGCCATGCTGGAGGCGAAGTGGACGGGGACGGCCCTGCCGGCGGCGAGGCGGATGATCTCGTATGTTCCGTCGACGTTGACCGAGCGCAACTCGTGATACGGGTAGATGAAGTTGACCTGGGCGCCGAAGTGGTAGACCGCGTCGATGGTCGATGCCAGTTCCTCGAACCGGCCGGGAGCCAGACTCAGTCCGGCCTTGCCCAGGTCGCCGACGACCGGCTGGACGCGCGTGCTGGACAGATCCTTGAGGACGTACCGCTGGTGGCTCGCGCGGATCATCTCCATGCCGTGCTGCTCGTCCGAGGCTCTGACCAGGCAGAGAATCCGGCCCGTCGTGCTGCGCAGCAACTCGTCGATCATGTGGGCGCCGCAGAATCCCGTCGCCCCGGTGAGCAGGACGTCGCCGGAGCGGTGGTGATCCGGAGCCGGCCCGTCCCGGCCCACCTCCGGAACGCGCCGAGCGGTCTCCGAGGCGAAGTCGACACTCAAACCGCCCGGGCGGGTCAATGTGCCGGCACGTGCCTGGCGCACGGACTCGGCGAACGCGGCGAGCATCGGCTGACGCAGCAGTGAACGGGTCAGGTCGCGGATCTGTGTGACGCCGATGCCGAATATGACGCGGGTCCGGGCGAGCATCTCCATGGCCAGCAGCGAATTGCCGCCCAGTTCGAAGAAGTCGTCGTGCGGACGGACGTAGTCCACACCCAGGATCTGGCCCCACAGCTGTGCCATCCCCTGCACCACCGGACGGTCGTCGGCGTCGGCCGTCGGCGGTGCGGCCCCGGATTCCGGTACGGCCTTGCGGTCGAGCTTTCCGCTGGGCGCGACGGGCAGCCGTTCCACCGCGTGGAAGGCCGCCGGGATCATGTAGCCCGGCAGGACCTCGCTGAGTGCCGACCGCAGCCGTACGGGCTGCACCGCCTCGCCGCCGGCCGGTGGCGAGGCGGGCGTGTAGTAGGCGATCAGGTCCCGGTCGCCGCTGTCACGCGTGCGGGCCACCACCATCGCCTGGCCGATCTCCGGACGGGAGACGAGCGCGGCCTCGATCTCCGCCGGGTCGACCCGGAACCCGCGGATCTTCATCTGGTCGTCGACCCGGCCCAGAACTTCCAGATTGCCGTCCGGGCGCCGGCGGCCCAGGTCCCCGGTGCGGTACATACGGTCTCCCGGCGCCCCGCCGTGCGGATCGGGCAGGAACTGCCGTGCGGTCAGGGCGGGTTGCCGCCAGACACCACGCGCCAGACCCTGCCCCCCGATGTAGATCTCGCCGCGCTCGCCCGGCTGCACCGGGCGCAGGTCGGCGTCGAGCACGTGGACGTGAGTCCCCTCCAGGGGCCGGCCGATGGGGGCGACGGCAGTATCCGGCGCGGCGAGCACTTCCTGATTCAGTTCGCAGAGCGTGGAGGTGATGGTGGTCTCGGTGAGCCCGTAGGCGTTGACGAGCCGCACGCCGGGGATCTTGCGCAGAACGGCGCGGCAGTCCTTCGCGGTGACGATCTCACCGCCGACGATGGTGAGCCTCAGCGACGCGAGCATCTCGCCGCGGTCCGCGACGGAGACGACCCGGTGCCAGTAGGCGGGGGGCAGGTCGGCGACGGTGATCCCGTACTCGGGCAGGCGGCGCAGCAGGTCGGTGGGCGCCCACGTCGGGGTTCCGGCGAGGATGAGCGTCGCGCCACTGATCAGCGTGGCGAAGATCTGCTCCAGTGAGGTGTCGAAGCCGAGCGCCGCGGCGTGCAGCACCCGGTCGGAGGGCGTCAGTTCGTAGGCCCGGACCACCGCCGTGAGGGAGTGGGCCAGCGACCGGTGGCTGATCATCACCCCCTTGGGCGGCCCGGTGGAACCGGAGGTGTAGATCACGTAGGCGAGGTCGTCCGGACCGGGGCCGGGTGCCGGCCGCGACGCCTCCGACGGCGCCTGCGCAGCCGGTTCCTCGGCCGCCTCGGCGTGGACGATCCGTGCCTCGCACCCGGCGAACATCGGGGCGTGCTCGCGGCTCGTGACGATGAGGCGTGAACCGGTCTCACCGACCAGTGCGACCATCCGTTGCGGCGGGGTCGCCGGGTCGAGCGGCAGGAACGCGCCTCCGGATCCCAGCACCGCCAGCAGGGCGACGATCAGCTCGGGCACGCGGTCCAGGCACACGGTGACGACGCACTCCGGGCCGACGCCCCGCTCCCGCAACCGATCGGCAAGCCGGTCGGCGCGACCGCTCAGCTCGGCGTAGCTGAGCCGGCCGTCGTCCGAGAGCACCGCGAGAGCGGACGGCTCACGCCGCGCCCGCTCCCGCACCAGCTCGGGCACGCTGCCCGGCCAGGCCTCCGCCGGCCGCTCGGCGCGGGCACTCGCGGGCCGCATATCGGTCCACAGGCGCTCGACCAGAGCCCCGCACGCCGAGTCGGACTGCGGTCCGCCGATCCGATGCCACCCTGCCGGAATCCGGCGGTCTGCGGGCCAGACCACGTACTGCTCTTCGTCGTTGCGCAACACGACGCACGGTGCAACCGACTCTGCCGTCCGAGGATCACGTTCCGTCACCTCGAGCCTCCTGCCTCGCGCGGCGTCCTGCGGAGCACGATCTGCGCTCCTGGCGGGAAGGGGCCGCCGCCGTCACTGCTTCCCTTCGGCGGGCCTCACAGGCATTTCGGCCAGGCGGCCGAGCGGCGGTGCGAGGACCAGTTGCCCCGCCTCCTCGGCACTGACCGGTTCTGCGAAAAGATAGCCCTGCGCCAACTGACAGCCCATGGAGATCAGCAACTCCTGCTGCCTCACGTTCTCCACCCCTTCGGCGATGACCGTGAGACCGAGCGTGTCCGCGAGATGTGCGATGCCCTCGACAAGGGCGTACTGTTCCGGCGATCGCCCGAGTTCGTCGACGAACGACTTGTCGATCTTGAGTATCGAGATGGGGAACTCACGCAGATAGCTCAGCGACGAGTAGCCCGTTCCGAAATCGTCGATCGCGATACGAATGCCGAGCTCTGTGAGCGCATTCATCTCGCCCAGAATACGCTCGTCGTTGTACATCAGCACACTCTCGGTCAGTTCGAGTACGAGAGAAGCCGGTTCGATGCCGGAGAGATCCAGTGCACGCCGGACCACGTTGTAGAAGTCGTCGTCCCGGAACTGACGCGGCGACACATTGACGCTGATGTAAGGCGGTTTGCGACCGGCCGTCCCGTCGCGCAGGACGGAGCCCTCCCACCGGACCGCCTCGGCCGCGGCCTGGTCGAGCACCCAGGCGCCGAGGGGGACGATCTGCCCGCTCTCCTCGGCGAGCGTGATGAACTGCTCCGGCAGCACCATGCCACGCGTGGAGTGGGGCCAGCGAACGAGCGCCTCGAAGCCGGCGACCTGACCACTGGCCAGCTCCACGATGGGCTGGTAAAGCACCAGGAACGACGTCTCGATCGACGAACTGTCCAGGGCCTCCTGCAAATTGGCGCGCTCGGCCATGCCGCTCTGCAGTTCCGGGTGGTAGCGGCGCCACTGGCGCTTGCCAGCCGTCTTCGCCGAGTAGAGGGCGAGATCGGCGTGTGTCAGTAGTTCGACCGAGTCGATGCTGTCCTCCGTCGTCGCCACGCCGATGCTGGCGTACGTGCTCATCGGACCCACACTGAGCCGGAACGGCTCGTCAAACACGGTCATCACGTGTTCGGTGAACCGCTCCACGCCCTCCGTCCCGACGGAGCCCTCCACCAGCAGGGCGAACTCGTCCCCGCCGATGCGTGCGGCGGTGTCGGAGGCACGGACGGTCGTCTGCAGCCGGAGTGACAGCGCGACCAGGAGTTCGTCGCCCACACCGTGGCCGTGCATGTCGTTGACGACCTTGAAGTCGTCCACGTCGATGAAGAGCACGCCGACCACCGTCCCGTCACGCTGAGCCTGCGCCAGGGCATGGTTGACCCGGTCCTGGAAGAGCACGCGGTTGGCCAGATTGGTGAGCGAGTCATGGAACGCCTGGTGGGTGAGTTCGCGTTCGAGTTTGCGCTGTTCGGTCACGTCCCGCAACGTGAGCACCACTCCACCGACGGTCGCCTCCTCCCGCAGGTCGCTCCACTTCAGCTCGACCTCGATGGACGACCGGTCGCCGCGGACCACGCGCCAGTGTTCGCGCGCGGTCTGCGGCTCGCCCCTGCGTATCCGGCCGAGCTTCTCGACCACCGCGCGACTGTCCTGTGGTGGCACCAGATCGACGAGGAGGGTGCCCTCCAGGTCCGGCAGGCCGAGGACCTGGTCGGCGGAGGGGCTGGCGTAACGGACGCGGTCGTCCTCGTCGAGGATCAGGATGACGTCCGAGGCGTTCTGCACCAGCGTGCGGAAGTACATCTCGCTGTTGCGCCGGTTGACCTCGTGGGCGAGGGTGACCCGTTCCGTGGCAAGTGCGGCCTGTGCGGCGAGAGTCACCAGCGTGTCGCGGAGCACGAGCAGGTCGTGCTCCGCCCCCGCCACGATCAGCACCCCGATCAGCGGATCGTCCGAGGGGTGACCCTGCGCGGTGAGCCGGCAGACCAGAGCGTGGTCGTTGCGGGGCGGCTCCACCTTGAGGTGGTCGACAAGGGCGGGCCCCACCCCGTCGAGGGCCACCAGGCGGTTCTCGCCGGACGCGATCAGTTCCCGTACGGCTGTGGTCGCCCGCGTGGCCAGGGGCCCACGCAGGACGCTGTGGGGCCCGTTCACCCAGAGTGTGCTGTCCGGCAGGGTGAGCAGCGCGGAACGAGGCGGGCCGACCGGCATCAGCTGCGTCACCGCGGAGTGGACTGCCGCGGCCACGTCCCGCAGCTCGCCCGCTCCGCCCAGCGACGACACCGCGTCGCGCAGCGCCTTCTCCCGGCCGACCGCCCGCCGGTGGGTCGCCACCACCCCCGCCAGGCGGTAGAGCACGAGGAGGAAGAGCACCGCGGAGAAGACCCCGATGACGCCGACGTTGGACCTCACGCCGCGCACCGCCTCCGTCAGGAGGATGGCGGGCGCGATGAGCGACGCCAGGGTGAGCAGGGCCAGCCGGCCCGTACCGGTCTCGGCTCGCCATGGCAGCGGCTGCGTCAGCAGGCGCATGGACGGATGGAGCGCGGCCAGCGCCCAGGCGCCGTACAGGAGGGCCCAGCCGAGTTCGACCGCGCTACCGGTGCGCCACGTTCCGTTCAGCTGGATCAGGCCGTACAGCACGTCGGCGGTGAGCAGGCCGACGGTGCCCACGGTGAGCAGCATGAGCGAGCGGCTCTTGCCGCCGCGGCCGACGAGCAGCCGCAGCAGCATCGCCAGGACAAGGATGTCGCCGAGCGGATAGGCGATGGCGAACGCCTTCTGCACCCAGGTGAGACCCTCGGCGCGGGCGTACGGATCGATGAGAAAGAGCCACGACAGCAGGGCCAGGCCGACGGTCAGCGTCAGTGCGTCGACGAGGCTCGCCCGGTCGCGCCAACTCGTGCGCCAGTGCACAAAGCCCAGCAGGCCTGCCGCATAGAGCGGATATGCCGCTAGATAGAAGCCGTCAGCGATCGACGGGAACGGGATCTCTTCGTTGAGCAACTGGATGAGAATGATCTGGGTGGCCTGGCCTGCGGCGAAGGCGAAATTCCCCGCGGCTAGAAGCAGCCAGGGGAGTCGATGCGCCGGATGGTTGAGAAAGACACCGAGGACGATACCGATGACGCCGGTCGCTCCAATGGCGACGAAGAGCAGCCGCTGTTCCGGATATACGTAGTAGAGCGCCGTCAGCACGACGATACATGAGCTGACAACGACCATCGCGGTCTGGCTTCGCAGTCGCGCGTTCATCCCAACCAACCTCCTGAGAGGACCACTTGTCGGGCGGGGTGAGCTGGGCGAACGGCACCGGTGCGGCGAAGAGGCCCGTGGGACCGTGCTGACGAAGGAGAATTCCCCGGCCCGGGCCGGGACTCGGCCCTGATCGCCTGTGAACACGTTTTCCGGTGAACATGGCCTCCGGTATACCCGCTCACCGTTATGCTGGCTACTTCTGCACCGGGGCATCGACGTGCCCTCATCCAGCTTACCGGGATTGCCCTTTCTCGCACTCTTGCAGCGAGATAAGGCGTCGCCTCGCGGAATAGCACGACATGCGCGAAAATGCAGGGCGCGGAGACCGGACCCGGTCCGGTTTCTGCGACGGCCGGCTCCTGACGGAAGGGTGCAGACCCGTCCCCGACTGCCGCAGAACCTCTCCTCCTTCGGGTAGTTGGCTCTTTTCCGCGGCGGCCGTCGTGTCGCGCCTTCCGATGTTCATGATCGGCAGCGCAGTCATGACGCTGTCACAGCTCGGCGGTCAGGCGCCCGAACTGGCCGTCATCCCTGGAGCCATGGCGCGGCGGCGGGGCGTACCCCGGCCGGCGGTCCGTCCGTCACGGCAGTGTCGGCGAAGAAGACACCCGCCCGGTGGTTCGAGCGCCGGGCTCAGCCGCCGCGCCGTACCCGGGCCGCCCTGCGGGCCTCCGCGAGCTTGCGGGCCTCGCTGCTCTTACGGGACGACCGGCCACCGGAGCCGCTCTTCGCGTCCTTGGTGCTGCCCAGGCCGCGGAACGGGGCGTTGTGGTTCTTGGGGCGCGATGCGGCCGGCCCGCCGTCGAGAGGCTCCCCTGAAGGGGCCCTGGCCCCGGTGATCCGGCTCAGCTCCGCCTCGCCGGACCGCACCTTACTGACTTTGGGAACAACTTCGGCGTCGGCCATGACCTGGCTCGTCTCACGGCGCTGCCCCGACAGGACGAGGGTCACGACTGTGCCGAAGCGCCCGGCCCGGGCCGTGCGGCCCGCGCGATGCAGATAGTCCTTCGGATCGGTGGCCGGGTCGACGTTGACCACGAGGTCGAGGTCGTCGACGTGCAGGCCGCGTGCGGCGACGTTCGTCGCCACCAGCGAGGTGACCTGCCCGTTCCTGAACTGGGCCAGGGTCCGGGTGCGCTGCGGCTGGGACTTCCCACTGTGCAGGGCGGCGGCGGCCACGCCGTTGGCCCGCAGGTGCCGCGTGAGCTGGTCGACGCCGTGCTTGGTGTCCAGGAACAGCAGCACGCGGCCGTCCCGGGCGGCGATCTCCGTCGTCACCGCGTACCGGTCCGGGCCGTGCACGACGAAGACGTGGTGCTCGATCGCGGACACCGCGCTGGACGAGGGGTCCACGGAGTGGACTGCGGGGTCGCGCAGGTAACGCTGCACCAGCTGGTCGACGTCGCGGTCGAGAGTGGCGGAGAACAGCATCCGCTGCCCGTCGGATCGCACCTGGTCCAGAATCCCGGTGACCTGCGGCAGGAACCCCATGTCACACATCTGGTCGGCCTCGTCCAAGACCGTGATGCGCACCCGTCCCAGCCGGCAGCCGTTGCGCTCGACGAGGTCGTGCAGCCGGCCGGGCGTGGCGACGACGATCTCGGCGCCGTCCCGCAGCGCGGTGGCCTGCCGTCCGATGGACACTCCGCCCACCACGGTCGCGAGCCGCAGTCCCAGCGCCTCGGCGTACGGGGTGAGCGCCTCACCCACCTGCTGCGCCAGCTCCCTGGTGGGCACCAGGACGAGCGCCAGCGGCTCTTTGGGCTGAGCACGCCGTCCGGCCGTCCGGGCTAGCATCCCCAGGCCGAAGGCGAGCGTCTTGCCGGAACCCGTGCGGCCCCGGCCCAGAACGTCCCTTCCTGCCAGCGCGTTCGGCAGCGCCGCCGCCTGAATGGGAAAGGGCACCGTCACACCGTGCTCGTCGAGCACCCTCAGAATCTCGGCCGGCAGCCCCAGATCTGCGAAGGACGCCCCCGTGGGCAGCGCCGAAGCAGCGCCCCCAGCCTCGGGCCCATGATCCTGCCGCCGGGCATCGGCACGTGCTGATTCACTCACAGAGAGCCTTCCTCCGAAGGGACCGTACCGAGGAAGGCGCGGCGGGGACGCGGTCACCGGCCATGGACGCCGAACGGAGCACCGACACAGCGACACTGCAAACAGGGAACCTTACCATGGGGCAAGGCGCCTGGTTCTCCCAGGGTCGTGCGTCATCGGCCACGGATCATCGGTCGCCGCCCGGTTCCACGCTCGGCAGCCACACCCGCATCGTCGAAGGCCCGCGGCTCGCCCAGGAGTGGTAGGGGACCAGGGCGATCCCCGTACGGTCGGCAGGCGCCGTGGCGGCGGCCGTGTCGAGCGGACGGTACGGCCAGGCGTCGTCGCGCTGTCCGTCGTCCGCGGTGATGTGCCCGGCGGATACCACCGTGCCGTCCGGCCCGTCCTCCGGCGGGGCGGAGGGGTCCACCAGGATCTCGTCGACGTCGTGTCCGTCCGGCAGGTCCACGGACTCGGCGCAGTACACCAGCGGTCCGCGCTGGACAGCCACCGTGCCCCGGACGGCGTCGACGCGCGGGTCGGCCGTGACCCCCCGCGGCCGTACGGGCAGTTCGAGCCGGATCTCCCACGGTCCACGGAAGGTCCGCCGCCGACCGGGTGATGCGCACGGTCACGGCTCCGCCGGACGGGTAGTCGGTACGGACGCGGAGCGCGATGCCGTGGCCGCCCCGGAGAGAGGTGGCGATCTCCATGTCGGCGTACTGGTGCAGTTGCACGCCGTGGTCGTAGGCCGTCGCCAGGTATGCAGGCAACTGGGCCAGCGTCCGCGCCACATTGGTCGGACAGCAGGACACGGCGTACCAGGGCGCGCGCAGGCTCGACTCGGCGCGCGGGCTCGCCGCGTCCAGGGCGGGCTCGGCGCCCCCCTGCCCGTGCCCTCGGGGGAGTTGCCATGATGCCGGGGCCTCAGCCCTGGCCGCGCCGGGAGCAGGCCGTCGTGCCCCTGACCGGTACGGGGATGTCGAGCACCGCGCCGGAGGCCGCCGTGGGGCTTTTCACCCCGTAGCGGGCGGTGGTCACGAAGACGCGGGTGTCACGAAAGAGGAGGGCGCCTGACGGACAACTGTCCGTCAGGCGCCTTACCGGTGCCGGAGGACCGGGCTAACGCCGGTGAGTTCCCAGGGTGATGACGCCCTTGGTGCCGGCGCCGGTCCTGTTGTCGTAGACGACGTCGCCGGTGGACTTCTTCCAGATCTTGATGCGGAAGGTGTCCGGGCCGTCGGTGGCGGTGACTCTGAAGGCGTAGCCGCTCTTGCCACCCACGGTGCCGGTGCCCTGGTAGACGGCCCGGGAGCCGTTCACCACGAGCCAGTCGGAGCCGGTGGAGCGGAAGGTGAGCTTGGCCGGGCCGAAGACGAACGTGGCCGTGCCGGTGGGGACGGTGGCTCCCTTCCGGTACTGGGCGGCCAAGGTGAACGCCGCCTTCCCGGTCAGCCCCGGCCCGGCCGGGTAGGCACCGGCCGGCGAGGTGATCGTGCCGGCGCCGGCCACGGGTCCGGCCGCCCGGTCGTACACGATCAGTTCCGGGAGTGTGGTGGTGTCCGTGCCGCGGTCGTCGTCGGTGACCGTGACGACCGGGCGGTGGATGCCCGCGTCGTCGTAGACGTGTGCGGCCCGGCAGCCGGAGTCGGTGACCGTGCCGGTCGTCGGCCGGCTGCCGTCCTTCCAGTCGACCTCGCAGGTGTGGCGGTCGCTCGTGCCGGGGTCGTCGAAGGAGGCGGTGACGACGGCGGACTTGCCCACCGGGAGGGGCGAGCCGGGGCCCTTGGCGGAGGTGATCGACGGGGCTGCGTTGGAGACCTCGACGCTCGCGGTGTCACTGCCGCGCCCGCCGGTCAGGGTGACCTGGAAGGTGCCGTCGTCGGTGCAGGTGAGGGTCGTGCGGGCCGCGGCGGGGTCCTCGACCGCGCACGGGGCGCCGTCCTGGACGGTCCACTTCGGGGTGCCCGCCCCGGAGACGGTGCCGGCGAGGGTGATCGCCGCGCCCTCGGTGCCGGTGGCGTCCGGCCCGGCGTGGACGACGGTGACCGGGTCGATGCCGCCGAGGGTCGGGACGACCTTCTCGATCAGGCCGTCGGAGCCGAACTCCAGCTTGTCGACGGTGGTTTCGCGGTGGGTGCCGTCACCGCCGGGGATGGCGAAGCGGTGGTAGGCGATGTACCAGTCGTCGGTGCCCGGGACGTGGACCACGGAGTGGTGGCCCGGGCCCTTGATGCCCAGGGACAGGTCCTTCTCCAGGATCACGCCCTGCTTGGTCCACGGGCCGGTGGGCGAGGGGCCGGTCGCGTAGGCGACGCGGTAGTTCTCGTCCCGGGTGTCGTTCTCCGACCACATGAAGTAGTAGGTGCCCTTGCGCTTGATGACGAAGGTGCCCTCGTTGTAGCCGCTCGGGGTGATGTCCTTGACCTGCGCGGTGTCGATGGAGGTCATGTCGTCGCCCAGCGGGACGACGTAGGCGCGGCCGTTGCCCCAGTAGAGGTACTGCTTGCCGTCGTCGTCGGTGAAGACCGCCGGGTCGATCATCTGGCCGCGGAAGTCACCGGCCTTGAGCAGCGGCTTGCCCAGGGCGTCCTTGAACGGCCCGGTGGGCGAGTCGGAGACGGCCACGCCGATGTTGGCGTCGGCGCAGAAGTAGAAGTAGTACTTGCCGTCCTTCTCGGTCATGGCCGGTGCCCAGGCCCTGCTGTCCGCCCAGCCGACGTCCGGCCCCAGGTCGAGGATGACGCCGTGGTCCTTCCAGTGGACCAGGTCCTTGGAGGAGTAGGCCTTGAACTGCGTGCCGCTCCAGCCCTCGAAGCCGTCGGTCGTCGGGTAGATGTAGAAGGTGTCGCCGAAGCGCACGATGTTCGGGTCGGCGTTCAGGCCCGGCAGGACCGGGGTCTTCATGATCAGCGCCGAGACCTTCCAGGTCCGCTTCTTGCCGTCCGACCCGGTGACCTCGTACGTCACCGGCTTGGTGAAGTCGCGCACGCTGCCGGAGGCGGGGCTGATCGTCGCACCCTCGGCGAGGGTGAACTCCGGTGCCAGGGCGGTGAGATCGGTGCCCGCCTTCATGGGCAGGGTGATCGTGCCGACCGCGTTGTCGACGAGCGCGTCGACCTTGAGCGCCGGGTGCGTCGCCTTGGCGATGCCCGCGGTGTTGCCGCTGAGCCGCATGACCTCGGTGCCCGTGAGGGCACGGTCGTAGATGCGGAAGTCGTCGACCTCGCCGCCGAAGTAGGGGTCGGCCTCGTACAGGGAGCGGCCGATGTAGCCGCTGTAGTCCTTGGCCGCGCTGTACAGCTCGGACGGTTTGATGGTGGTCGTGGTGCGGGCCGCCTCGATGCCGTCGGCGTAGAGGACCATCGTGCCGGTGGCGCCGTCCAGCGTCACCGTGACGTGCCGCCACTGTCCGGGCGTGAGCTGCGAGCCGGCCGTGAGCTTCGACTCCGCCGACCAACTGGCCTTGGTGATGGCCGAGTAGAGGCTGGAACCGCCGTTGGACGGAGTGGCGAACAGGTACTTGTCGCTGTCGGGTCCGAGCCCGAACAGCCACTGGAAGCTGCTGCCGCCCTTCCACTTGGCGTACGTCGACACCGTCACGCTGCCGGCGTTCTTCAGCACACCGTTCGGGATCTTCACGTACGGCGAGCCCGAGCCGCCGGACATCTTGAACGAGCCGCCGTCGACACCGGTGCCGAAGTCGGGCGTGCGCACATAGGTGCCGTGGTAGCCGTGCCCGCTGGAGTCACGGGCGATGCTGCCGCCCGTCTCGTCGAAGTCGTAGTGCAGGAGCAGGCCGGCCGGGAGGTCCGGTCCCTCCTCGGACACGGTGACCTCGGCCCGGACCGGGATCGCGGCGCCGCCGGGCAGGCTGCCGGTGACGGTGAAGGTGCCGGGCTGGGCGTACTTCGACGCCGGGACGTCCTCCCAGTCGACGGAGACGGGCCGCTTGGCGCCGTCGGCGTACTCGGCGATCACCGTGGCCGGCAGGACCGGGGCGTCACCGACCCGGGTCTTCACCGACACGTCCTCGACGCTCTTCACGATCTGGTCGGGCTGGTAGGCGCGCAGCAGACGGTCGTACTCGGCCTGGGTCACCGGCAGCACGGTGCCGTGGCGGGGCTTGGCGGGAAGGTCGTAGCCGGTGGAGGGGGTCCAGGTGCCGGAATCGAGGTCGGTCGTCTCGAACGGGATGTATCCGCGGCCGCCGAACTCGTCGAGGAACGCGTACCACTTCTCCTCGGTGTTGGACTTGAACACCAGCGGTCCCTCGGCGGCGTTCATCGCACCCTTGCCGATGCCCTCGGCGACCGGGGTCCAGGACG contains these protein-coding regions:
- a CDS encoding DEAD/DEAH box helicase, with product MSESARADARRQDHGPEAGGAASALPTGASFADLGLPAEILRVLDEHGVTVPFPIQAAALPNALAGRDVLGRGRTGSGKTLAFGLGMLARTAGRRAQPKEPLALVLVPTRELAQQVGEALTPYAEALGLRLATVVGGVSIGRQATALRDGAEIVVATPGRLHDLVERNGCRLGRVRITVLDEADQMCDMGFLPQVTGILDQVRSDGQRMLFSATLDRDVDQLVQRYLRDPAVHSVDPSSSAVSAIEHHVFVVHGPDRYAVTTEIAARDGRVLLFLDTKHGVDQLTRHLRANGVAAAALHSGKSQPQRTRTLAQFRNGQVTSLVATNVAARGLHVDDLDLVVNVDPATDPKDYLHRAGRTARAGRFGTVVTLVLSGQRRETSQVMADAEVVPKVSKVRSGEAELSRITGARAPSGEPLDGGPAASRPKNHNAPFRGLGSTKDAKSGSGGRSSRKSSEARKLAEARRAARVRRGG
- a CDS encoding putative bifunctional diguanylate cyclase/phosphodiesterase — protein: MFTGDQGRVPARAGEFSFVSTVPRASSPHRCRSPSSPRPTSGPLRRLVGMNARLRSQTAMVVVSSCIVVLTALYYVYPEQRLLFVAIGATGVIGIVLGVFLNHPAHRLPWLLLAAGNFAFAAGQATQIILIQLLNEEIPFPSIADGFYLAAYPLYAAGLLGFVHWRTSWRDRASLVDALTLTVGLALLSWLFLIDPYARAEGLTWVQKAFAIAYPLGDILVLAMLLRLLVGRGGKSRSLMLLTVGTVGLLTADVLYGLIQLNGTWRTGSAVELGWALLYGAWALAALHPSMRLLTQPLPWRAETGTGRLALLTLASLIAPAILLTEAVRGVRSNVGVIGVFSAVLFLLVLYRLAGVVATHRRAVGREKALRDAVSSLGGAGELRDVAAAVHSAVTQLMPVGPPRSALLTLPDSTLWVNGPHSVLRGPLATRATTAVRELIASGENRLVALDGVGPALVDHLKVEPPRNDHALVCRLTAQGHPSDDPLIGVLIVAGAEHDLLVLRDTLVTLAAQAALATERVTLAHEVNRRNSEMYFRTLVQNASDVILILDEDDRVRYASPSADQVLGLPDLEGTLLVDLVPPQDSRAVVEKLGRIRRGEPQTAREHWRVVRGDRSSIEVELKWSDLREEATVGGVVLTLRDVTEQRKLERELTHQAFHDSLTNLANRVLFQDRVNHALAQAQRDGTVVGVLFIDVDDFKVVNDMHGHGVGDELLVALSLRLQTTVRASDTAARIGGDEFALLVEGSVGTEGVERFTEHVMTVFDEPFRLSVGPMSTYASIGVATTEDSIDSVELLTHADLALYSAKTAGKRQWRRYHPELQSGMAERANLQEALDSSSIETSFLVLYQPIVELASGQVAGFEALVRWPHSTRGMVLPEQFITLAEESGQIVPLGAWVLDQAAAEAVRWEGSVLRDGTAGRKPPYISVNVSPRQFRDDDFYNVVRRALDLSGIEPASLVLELTESVLMYNDERILGEMNALTELGIRIAIDDFGTGYSSLSYLREFPISILKIDKSFVDELGRSPEQYALVEGIAHLADTLGLTVIAEGVENVRQQELLISMGCQLAQGYLFAEPVSAEEAGQLVLAPPLGRLAEMPVRPAEGKQ
- a CDS encoding amino acid adenylation domain-containing protein; its protein translation is MRNDEEQYVVWPADRRIPAGWHRIGGPQSDSACGALVERLWTDMRPASARAERPAEAWPGSVPELVRERARREPSALAVLSDDGRLSYAELSGRADRLADRLRERGVGPECVVTVCLDRVPELIVALLAVLGSGGAFLPLDPATPPQRMVALVGETGSRLIVTSREHAPMFAGCEARIVHAEAAEEPAAQAPSEASRPAPGPGPDDLAYVIYTSGSTGPPKGVMISHRSLAHSLTAVVRAYELTPSDRVLHAAALGFDTSLEQIFATLISGATLILAGTPTWAPTDLLRRLPEYGITVADLPPAYWHRVVSVADRGEMLASLRLTIVGGEIVTAKDCRAVLRKIPGVRLVNAYGLTETTITSTLCELNQEVLAAPDTAVAPIGRPLEGTHVHVLDADLRPVQPGERGEIYIGGQGLARGVWRQPALTARQFLPDPHGGAPGDRMYRTGDLGRRRPDGNLEVLGRVDDQMKIRGFRVDPAEIEAALVSRPEIGQAMVVARTRDSGDRDLIAYYTPASPPAGGEAVQPVRLRSALSEVLPGYMIPAAFHAVERLPVAPSGKLDRKAVPESGAAPPTADADDRPVVQGMAQLWGQILGVDYVRPHDDFFELGGNSLLAMEMLARTRVIFGIGVTQIRDLTRSLLRQPMLAAFAESVRQARAGTLTRPGGLSVDFASETARRVPEVGRDGPAPDHHRSGDVLLTGATGFCGAHMIDELLRSTTGRILCLVRASDEQHGMEMIRASHQRYVLKDLSSTRVQPVVGDLGKAGLSLAPGRFEELASTIDAVYHFGAQVNFIYPYHELRSVNVDGTYEIIRLAAGRAVPVHFASSMAVLAGFGPAGVREVTESTPLGFPEHLSVGYVETKWVAEALLKKASDAGLPVAVYRLMDIAGSTGTGVMNTNSEMAALFGFIARTGLCPDIRLPLDFLPADHLVRAIGHISTRRRPRGEVYHLTNPRPALLGSLAERMRQRGYPVQEIPYAEWIAALVKYAAGHPTDAITPFVPLFVDLCHGADITVSEMYFQGVFPEFTRDNAERALVDAGIGIPPVDAQMMDRFIDFLQQAEHAGPVVNRGQGAPRW